In one Lasioglossum baleicum chromosome 17, iyLasBale1, whole genome shotgun sequence genomic region, the following are encoded:
- the LOC143217465 gene encoding methyltransferase-like protein 25B, which translates to MAALAGIQCSCKACTKIRLTIDQIFCVLDVYGWLLNSYVVDFFQEGLWNKLPESWRLVLQDTSPQEFGKWLSRDISCTRVWPLSLLALRQVTNNLQINRNHEDPESVTSCKLDNTRKDIDAKKFGEDKVDISNESSFLDSKLNKLFSKHIKKKKKYEIQEIARVCANCAYASNCKCIVDIGAGMGHLARILAFRHGLCVTCIEQDCMLLQRARKWDQELLMSIRKHLPNFCERSPQHYPAKLELSNLVESELISHLQDLFENGFNLPKTDTTFGLVGLHPCGDLAPLLLRFYTSRNEAKFICIVGCCYMKLTLKSDIGGLKGYPLSQYLMSHKSHELSYTSLEVACHAIEKYCDKLKTGDYQDLIVHTYRASLETILIKKSEKLRHSQLRNVKVTKGMTFQQYCTVATSHFEAYLQPEDCDINNSEIASHLNRWQEVLIFGSLRMMLAPLVETVVLLDRSLFLSEKNLSPTLKPIFDARLSPRNLVLISRKNN; encoded by the exons ATGGCCGCACTTGCAGGCATACAGTGTTCGTGTAAAGCTTGCACGAAAATTCGTCTAACTATCGACCAGATATTTTGCGTTTTAGACGTATACGGTTGGCTATTAAATTCTTATGTCGTG GACTTTTTTCAAGAGGGATTATGGAACAAATTGCCCGAAAGTTGGAGATTAGTTTTGCAAGATACATCTCCTCAAGAGTTCGGAAAGTGGTTGTCGCGAGACATCTCGTG CACACGTGTATGGCCTTTGTCGTTGTTAGCGCTTCGTCAAGTAACTAACAATTTGCAGATTAATAGAAATCATGAGGACCCAGAAAGCGTTACATCTTGCAAATTGGATAATACAAGAAAGGATATTGATGCAAAAAAATTTGGTGAAGACAAAGTGGATATATCAAACGAATCTAGTTTCCTAGATAGTAAATTGAATAAGCTATTTTCAAAgcatataaaaaagaaaaagaaatatgaGATACAAGAAATAGCTCga GTATGCGCAAATTGTGCTTACGCATCTAATTGTAAATGCATTGTTGATATTGGAGCTGGAATGGGTCATTTGGCTCGTATCTTAGCATTTCGGCATGGTTTGTGCGTTACCTGCATCGAACAAGATTGTATGTTACTGCAACGAGCTAG GAAATGGGATCAAGAATTGCTGATGTCCATAAGGAAGCATTTACCTAATTTCTGTGAGAGAAGTCCGCAGCATTATCCAGCCAAATTGGAATTATCAAATTTAGTTGAATCAGAACTGATTAGTCATttacaagatttatttgaaaatgGATTTAACTTACCCAAAACGGACACTACGTTTGGTCTTGTTGGACTGCATCCTTGCGGAGACTTAGCCCCGTTATTGTTAAGATTTTATACTTCCAGAAACGAAGCCAAATTTATTTGCATAGTAGGATGttgttacatgaaattaactcTAAA ATCAGATATAGGTGGATTAAAGGGTTATCCGCTTAGTCAGTACCTGATGTCACATAAAAGTCATGAGTTGAGTTATACGTCGTTAGAAGTGGCATGCCATGCCATAGAAAAATACTGTGACAAATTGAAGACTGGAGATTATCAAGATTTAATA GTGCACACTTACAGAGCATCCTTAGAAACTATTTTAATCAAGAAAAGTGAGAAATTGCGACATAGTCAACTGAGAAATGTCAAAGTAACAAAAGGCATGACATTTCAACA GTACTGCACTGTCGCAACGTCGCATTTCGAGGCTTATCTACAACCAGAAGACTGCGATATTAATAATTCAGAGATTGCCAGCCATTTGAATCGCTGGCAGGAAGTTCTAATATTTGGATCATTACGAATGATGTTGGCGCCATTGGTGGAGACAGTTGTACTGCTCGACAGATCCTTATTTTTATCTGAAAAGAATTTATCCCCGACATTGAAACCAATATTCGACGCTAGATTGTCACCGCGGAATTTGGTGTTAATATCTAGGAAAAATAATTAG